One genomic segment of Candidatus Binataceae bacterium includes these proteins:
- a CDS encoding PDZ domain-containing protein, which translates to MNRLNIFAAIVFSAALLIASYSGAQSINSNSQVQSPPQGQELNQPAPQGEENDSTLELAPQPGAQKPGVEEIPGPRSFHPNSDTSSLNPNFNPNTENGDSSRLSRHGRPYLGVEVQWASECFKGAEEYGLKVTKVDPQSPAAVAGLQAGHEISPAGAAAITLTGLIPLATPLLGHFLNKPGAIGNDGDLIIAVDDQRIRNQQDLDDKMAQLKPGDTLYMTVIRPNGDGSHKTLKIAVRVGEWGQPVANADPASNGAAPQ; encoded by the coding sequence ATGAACCGGCTTAATATTTTTGCAGCGATCGTGTTTTCCGCAGCCTTGTTGATCGCGTCCTACTCCGGAGCGCAAAGCATCAATTCAAATTCCCAGGTTCAATCGCCGCCGCAGGGTCAAGAGCTGAATCAACCGGCGCCGCAAGGCGAAGAGAACGACTCCACGCTGGAACTGGCTCCACAGCCTGGGGCGCAAAAGCCGGGGGTCGAGGAAATTCCGGGTCCCCGCAGCTTTCATCCGAACAGCGATACCTCGTCGCTAAACCCCAATTTCAATCCCAACACTGAGAACGGCGATTCGTCACGCCTTTCCCGTCACGGACGCCCCTACCTTGGCGTCGAAGTCCAGTGGGCGAGCGAGTGCTTCAAGGGCGCCGAAGAGTATGGGCTAAAAGTAACCAAGGTAGATCCGCAAAGCCCCGCGGCAGTAGCCGGGCTCCAGGCGGGACATGAAATCAGTCCGGCGGGCGCCGCGGCGATAACCCTCACTGGATTGATCCCGTTGGCAACCCCTCTCCTGGGCCATTTCCTCAACAAGCCGGGGGCCATAGGGAACGACGGCGACCTTATCATCGCGGTGGACGATCAACGGATTCGCAATCAGCAGGACCTTGACGACAAAATGGCTCAGCTCAAGCCTGGCGATACGCTCTATATGACCGTGATCCGGCCGAACGGAGATGGCAGCCATAAGACCCTTAAGATCGCCGTGCGTGTGGGCGAATGGGGCCAGCCAGTCGCGAACGCAGATCCTGCATCGAACGGCGCCGCACCGCAGTAG
- a CDS encoding YihY/virulence factor BrkB family protein has translation MLTTAKEFLQQVFRDFSQDECPSMAAALAYATLFALPSLLLIVIFIAGLVLGPKAANGEIEKSLSGAMGPQAAAQIQTMVSSLAQNRTGGIIATVLGLVGLIVSATGVLIQLQQCLNKAWKVKVVGSGLRYFAMQRMRSGLLLVGAGILAIVSLAASSAIAVLTRELPFPGATHAGEMLTSMAMFAIMFAAILKVMPDVQLRWSDVWVGGLFIALLFVIGKFLIAIYMAHAGKASAYGAAGSLALILMWTYYSALIFLLGVELTQVWVRRGGREVPPKLGAVRTASA, from the coding sequence ATGCTGACGACCGCCAAAGAGTTCTTGCAGCAGGTGTTTCGCGATTTCTCGCAAGACGAATGCCCATCGATGGCCGCGGCTCTTGCATATGCCACGCTGTTCGCGCTGCCTTCCCTGTTGCTGATCGTGATTTTCATAGCTGGACTTGTTCTTGGTCCAAAGGCTGCGAACGGCGAGATCGAGAAAAGCTTAAGCGGTGCGATGGGTCCTCAGGCGGCGGCGCAAATCCAGACGATGGTCAGCAGCCTGGCTCAGAACCGAACCGGGGGGATCATCGCAACGGTCCTCGGATTGGTCGGTCTGATAGTTTCAGCAACGGGAGTGCTGATACAGCTTCAGCAATGCCTCAACAAAGCCTGGAAGGTAAAGGTGGTCGGTTCCGGTCTGCGATACTTTGCGATGCAACGTATGCGCTCCGGACTTCTGCTCGTGGGCGCCGGGATACTGGCGATCGTTTCGCTAGCAGCGAGTTCCGCGATTGCGGTGCTGACCAGGGAGCTACCGTTTCCAGGCGCCACTCACGCCGGCGAGATGCTGACCTCCATGGCGATGTTTGCGATCATGTTCGCCGCCATCCTCAAGGTGATGCCAGACGTCCAACTGCGGTGGAGTGATGTGTGGGTGGGAGGACTGTTCATCGCGCTGCTCTTCGTGATCGGGAAATTCTTGATCGCGATTTACATGGCGCACGCTGGGAAGGCCAGCGCGTATGGTGCCGCGGGGTCGCTCGCGCTGATTCTGATGTGGACCTACTATTCCGCGCTTATCTTTCTGCTCGGCGTCGAGTTGACCCAGGTCTGGGTACGCCGCGGCGGCCGCGAGGTCCCACCAAAACTCGGCGCGGTTCGCACGGCGTCGGCCTGA
- the mfd gene encoding transcription-repair coupling factor — translation MYRSIKEAASELDARIRAGRDRRFPVMGLKGAAGALMLRETVLRLERPLVAIAPRANEAEALAHELKYFLGQSEDSDAGSNRIHHLPAWEIRPFAHVSPPSDIQGAQVAALYSMLRQPAPVVISSVEALMMRTIPRAILNDSIVRVSVGDRLDLETLIDALTTAGYQRIPQAEEPGDFSVRGGIVDVFSPLLSAPVRIEMEDDRVTSIRRFEPASQRSAGAIQEAAIVRTRFVASSSLRVTRVGAAVAVRAADLGMVRKEVAELEETLANGLLFPGVELLMPYLFQAPLEPIFNYVPDDAIWWLLDPGRLVAEAQKYSEKIAAEAAASAEKHSFHPDPASLYVGADEFENALANQVAVEVGSLITVSAPREGWAEPVEVRSQASLRLSSSELSGARAVPSFEPLADQLKEVQRQQGRALMIVEGPHQVARLKRHLEAYDLEINTECRSFAQLLEWPDFRPAIMEGEISAGVALEADGIYLYSEEELFGEPRVRRRTRPTAKGAILDLEELKPEDLVVHIDHGIGRFRGLKHLRVADIEGDFLNLEYAANDTMYVPVERINLVQRYIGGDGEAPKLDRLGSGSWDKVKQRTRKAVLAMASELLEVYAAREVLEASPFTIPGEYQEFVDRFEFEETADQQSAIDDVVHDLTRTKPMDRLICGDAGFGKTEVALRAAFIAAMDARQIAVLVPTTVLAEQHLNTFRKRFVEYPLRIEMVSRFRSPKENRQVVEDLAAGKVDIVIGTHRLLQEGVNFPRLGLLIIDEEHRFGVVDKERIKKLRKLVAVLTLTATPIPRTLHMAMLGMRDLSVIQTAPPDRQQIRTFVAHFDDALIREVVLRELNRRGQVFFVHNRVENIDYIARHLRTLIPEAKIAVAHGQMKERQLEDVMREFVDNRVNLLVCSAIIESGLDIPNANTMIVNRADHFGLAQLYQLRGRVGRSRQKAYAYLLIPGEHIITRDAKRRIDALRELVEAEAGSGFKLAMADLEHRGAGNLLGREQSGEIAAVGFELYTEMMEQAIAQLRGEERRPDFEPELKLGIPAYIPDAYVPDENERLVLYRRFGRANTEQDLFDLRDEIRDRFGPVPTLVENLVAAMNLRRRMKEQMILTAIVKGTQLEVRFHPDAPVEPAKLVALAKENRRTMKLTPSYQVIARIEAGEYPQVFAQVDGILQALATCEKLEHPMTSVASPIIN, via the coding sequence GTGTACAGGAGCATTAAAGAGGCAGCCAGCGAGCTTGATGCGCGGATCCGTGCGGGGCGCGACCGTCGTTTCCCGGTAATGGGCCTCAAGGGTGCAGCCGGAGCTTTGATGCTGCGCGAGACCGTGCTCAGGCTTGAACGGCCGCTGGTCGCGATTGCGCCGCGTGCGAATGAGGCCGAGGCGCTGGCTCACGAGCTCAAGTATTTCTTGGGCCAGTCAGAGGACTCTGATGCCGGGTCGAACCGCATCCATCATCTGCCGGCCTGGGAGATTAGACCGTTTGCGCACGTCTCGCCGCCGTCCGACATCCAGGGAGCGCAGGTCGCCGCCCTTTATTCGATGCTCCGCCAGCCCGCGCCGGTTGTGATCTCCTCGGTCGAGGCGCTGATGATGCGCACCATTCCGCGCGCGATTCTGAACGATTCGATAGTTCGGGTGTCGGTCGGCGATCGGCTTGATCTCGAGACTCTGATCGATGCGCTCACGACCGCCGGCTATCAACGGATCCCGCAAGCCGAGGAACCCGGAGACTTCAGCGTGCGCGGCGGAATCGTCGACGTATTCTCTCCCCTGCTCAGCGCACCGGTGCGGATCGAAATGGAGGACGACCGGGTGACGTCAATCCGTCGCTTTGAACCAGCCTCTCAGCGTTCCGCCGGCGCGATCCAGGAAGCAGCAATCGTGCGTACCCGGTTTGTCGCCTCGTCGTCTTTAAGGGTTACTCGCGTCGGTGCGGCCGTCGCAGTACGCGCGGCCGACCTGGGGATGGTTCGCAAGGAGGTCGCGGAACTGGAAGAGACATTGGCGAACGGATTGCTCTTTCCAGGGGTGGAACTGCTGATGCCGTACCTGTTCCAGGCGCCGCTGGAACCGATCTTCAACTACGTTCCAGACGACGCGATTTGGTGGCTGCTCGATCCGGGACGGCTCGTCGCAGAAGCGCAGAAGTATAGCGAGAAAATTGCAGCCGAAGCTGCCGCCTCCGCCGAAAAGCATTCATTCCATCCGGATCCGGCGTCCTTGTATGTGGGCGCCGACGAATTCGAGAACGCGCTGGCCAACCAGGTGGCCGTGGAAGTCGGATCGCTCATCACCGTGAGCGCGCCCCGGGAGGGGTGGGCCGAGCCAGTTGAGGTACGGTCGCAAGCGAGCCTGCGGCTCTCGTCGTCGGAGCTGTCCGGCGCCCGTGCGGTGCCGAGTTTCGAACCGCTCGCCGACCAGCTTAAGGAAGTGCAGCGGCAGCAGGGCAGGGCCCTGATGATCGTCGAGGGACCCCATCAGGTGGCGCGCCTCAAGCGGCACCTGGAGGCGTACGATCTCGAAATCAACACCGAGTGCAGAAGTTTTGCCCAATTGCTCGAGTGGCCGGATTTCAGGCCGGCGATCATGGAGGGGGAGATTTCGGCCGGGGTGGCACTGGAGGCCGACGGAATCTATCTATACAGCGAAGAGGAATTGTTCGGAGAGCCCCGGGTCCGCCGCCGCACGCGTCCGACCGCGAAGGGCGCTATTCTGGATCTGGAAGAACTCAAGCCCGAAGACCTGGTCGTGCACATCGACCACGGCATCGGACGCTTTCGTGGCCTCAAGCACCTGCGAGTCGCGGACATCGAGGGCGACTTTCTCAATCTGGAGTATGCCGCGAACGACACGATGTACGTACCGGTCGAGCGCATCAACCTCGTGCAGCGGTATATCGGCGGCGATGGTGAAGCACCCAAGCTGGATCGGCTGGGAAGCGGTTCGTGGGACAAGGTAAAGCAACGGACGCGCAAGGCGGTGCTGGCAATGGCCTCGGAACTGCTGGAGGTCTATGCGGCGCGTGAAGTGCTAGAGGCAAGTCCCTTCACCATTCCCGGCGAATACCAGGAGTTCGTCGACCGCTTCGAATTCGAGGAGACTGCCGATCAGCAGTCCGCGATTGACGATGTGGTCCACGACCTGACTCGGACTAAGCCGATGGACCGGCTCATTTGCGGCGATGCGGGTTTCGGCAAGACTGAGGTCGCGCTGCGCGCCGCGTTTATCGCCGCGATGGATGCACGGCAGATCGCGGTGCTGGTGCCGACCACGGTGCTCGCGGAGCAGCACTTGAACACCTTTCGCAAGCGCTTTGTCGAGTATCCGTTGCGGATCGAGATGGTGTCGCGTTTCCGCAGCCCCAAAGAAAATCGCCAGGTGGTCGAAGACCTTGCTGCCGGCAAAGTGGACATTGTGATTGGGACGCATCGCCTGCTGCAGGAGGGGGTGAATTTTCCGCGGCTGGGGTTGCTCATCATCGACGAAGAGCATCGCTTCGGAGTGGTGGACAAGGAACGCATTAAGAAACTGCGCAAGCTGGTTGCTGTGCTGACGCTGACCGCGACGCCGATACCCCGGACGCTGCACATGGCGATGCTCGGGATGCGCGATCTTTCCGTCATCCAGACCGCGCCGCCCGACCGTCAGCAGATACGAACCTTCGTTGCGCACTTTGATGACGCCCTGATTCGCGAAGTGGTGTTGCGCGAATTAAACCGGCGCGGACAGGTCTTCTTCGTGCACAATAGGGTGGAAAATATCGACTATATTGCGCGCCATCTGCGGACCCTGATCCCGGAGGCGAAAATCGCGGTGGCACACGGACAGATGAAGGAGCGCCAGCTCGAAGACGTGATGCGCGAATTCGTCGACAACCGGGTAAACCTGCTGGTCTGTTCGGCGATAATCGAGTCCGGCCTGGACATTCCGAACGCCAATACGATGATCGTCAATCGCGCCGATCATTTCGGGCTGGCGCAGCTTTACCAGTTGCGCGGACGCGTCGGCCGCTCGCGCCAGAAGGCCTACGCCTATCTCCTCATTCCGGGCGAACACATCATCACTCGCGATGCCAAGCGGCGCATCGATGCGCTCCGCGAGCTCGTCGAGGCGGAGGCTGGCAGCGGCTTCAAGCTGGCGATGGCCGATCTTGAGCATCGGGGCGCTGGCAATTTGCTAGGACGCGAACAATCGGGCGAGATCGCGGCGGTGGGGTTCGAGCTGTACACCGAGATGATGGAGCAGGCGATTGCCCAGTTGCGCGGGGAAGAGCGGCGGCCCGACTTCGAACCGGAACTGAAACTGGGCATTCCCGCGTACATCCCCGATGCGTATGTCCCGGACGAGAACGAGCGGCTGGTGCTCTATCGACGATTTGGCCGTGCCAATACCGAGCAGGATTTGTTCGACCTCCGCGACGAGATCCGCGATCGTTTCGGTCCGGTCCCGACGCTGGTTGAAAACCTGGTGGCGGCCATGAATCTGCGCCGCCGCATGAAGGAGCAGATGATCCTGACTGCGATCGTCAAGGGCACGCAGCTTGAGGTCAGGTTTCATCCCGATGCCCCGGTCGAACCCGCGAAACTTGTCGCCCTGGCCAAGGAAAACCGGCGCACCATGAAATTAACGCCCTCGTACCAGGTTATCGCGAGGATTGAAGCAGGCGAGTACCCGCAGGTATTTGCCCAGGTCGACGGTATCTTGCAGGCCTTGGCCACCTGTGAAAAGTTGGAGCATCCGATGACGAGTGTGGCGAGTCCTATAATTAACTAG
- a CDS encoding peptidylprolyl isomerase has translation MAAILLSQVAGCSALSSLQGKSKPAAQASVAAQSSPATQSSPATQSSPASAASPSTQATPAALATEAAIPPDALIAQPPRPQGPHQTVAHIVASVDGEPITARDVEQFSTAVGHPVNAEDIADDPAAKAALKALISQKLLEKEIDQYSSKVDEEQIDNYIEVVRRDKHMTPEQFKAAVAQSGMSMEDFRKHAREELEKEMMIRQQVRQRVEIPNADIQAYYDEHKADFTVASEKLRVAQILIGVPQNATPQQIAALQAKADKIRAAAAGGADFAVLAKKYSDDESRNNGGELGWFGPQDILEQIYAAVKNLKPGDVSQLVRTSHGFHILKLEEHQVAGLQPLAEVKEQIRNQLINQRANVELENWVETDLTKQHDVETFY, from the coding sequence GTGGCCGCGATCCTCCTGTCACAGGTAGCCGGATGCTCTGCGCTATCCTCGCTCCAGGGCAAGAGCAAGCCGGCGGCTCAGGCGAGCGTGGCGGCCCAGTCCAGCCCGGCGACCCAGTCCAGCCCGGCGACCCAGTCCAGCCCCGCCAGCGCGGCGAGTCCCTCGACGCAGGCCACCCCGGCGGCCCTGGCAACCGAGGCGGCGATTCCACCAGATGCACTCATCGCTCAGCCGCCACGCCCACAGGGACCTCACCAAACCGTGGCGCATATCGTGGCGAGCGTCGACGGGGAACCGATCACCGCCCGCGACGTCGAGCAATTCAGTACTGCCGTGGGACATCCGGTCAACGCCGAGGACATCGCTGACGATCCAGCAGCGAAGGCCGCACTCAAGGCGCTGATATCGCAGAAACTGTTGGAAAAAGAGATCGACCAATACTCCAGCAAGGTCGACGAGGAGCAGATCGACAACTACATCGAGGTGGTGCGGCGCGATAAGCATATGACTCCCGAACAGTTCAAGGCCGCAGTGGCGCAGAGCGGCATGAGCATGGAGGATTTCCGCAAGCACGCGCGCGAAGAGCTGGAGAAGGAGATGATGATCCGCCAACAAGTTCGCCAGCGTGTCGAGATTCCCAACGCGGACATCCAGGCCTACTACGACGAGCACAAGGCGGATTTTACGGTGGCCAGCGAGAAGTTGAGGGTCGCGCAAATTCTGATCGGGGTCCCGCAAAATGCAACCCCGCAACAGATTGCCGCGCTGCAGGCAAAGGCCGACAAGATTCGCGCTGCGGCGGCGGGGGGAGCGGACTTCGCCGTGCTGGCGAAAAAATATTCCGACGACGAGTCCCGCAACAACGGTGGCGAACTCGGATGGTTCGGACCACAGGACATTCTCGAGCAGATCTACGCAGCAGTGAAAAACCTCAAACCCGGAGACGTCTCGCAGCTGGTCCGCACCAGCCATGGGTTTCATATCCTGAAGCTCGAGGAACATCAGGTTGCCGGCCTGCAGCCGCTCGCCGAGGTCAAGGAGCAAATCCGCAATCAGCTCATCAATCAGCGAGCGAACGTGGAGCTGGAGAACTGGGTCGAGACCGACCTCACCAAGCAGCACGACGTCGAGACGTTCTACTAG
- the pdxA gene encoding 4-hydroxythreonine-4-phosphate dehydrogenase PdxA: protein MANRRKAPPQIAISMGDPAGVGAEVILKSAAVLARRRRAPSLIVIGDLKVMLETARCLKRVPTPRPWTPAAPPVGLERGLSVLAASELPRLARRPGHPTVAGGEASFQYVMRGARMAMSGEVDALVTAPISKQGWHRAGHEYPGHSELVAEVGRARAWRMMFAGAQLKLVLVTVHIGVREVSSKLTRGTVLETIRLLHHHLREGGSRSRPRIGVLGFNPHAGEQGLFGDEEIRAISPAIKAARHSGIDAFGPLAPDTAFVRTNGRFNFDAVVAMYHDQGLIPLKTLEFDRAVNVTLGLPFIRTCPDHGTAFDIAGLGRANPASMIAAIEYASRAVDSRAAQRAA from the coding sequence ATGGCAAACCGCCGAAAGGCGCCGCCCCAGATTGCGATAAGCATGGGCGATCCGGCGGGCGTTGGCGCCGAGGTCATCCTCAAGTCGGCGGCCGTGCTCGCGCGCCGCCGCCGTGCGCCCTCGCTGATCGTAATAGGCGACTTGAAGGTCATGCTCGAGACCGCGCGCTGTCTCAAGCGAGTGCCCACACCCAGGCCATGGACGCCTGCGGCTCCGCCCGTCGGACTCGAACGCGGGCTCAGCGTGCTGGCAGCCAGCGAGCTTCCGCGGCTGGCGCGGCGCCCAGGGCATCCAACCGTCGCGGGTGGGGAGGCATCGTTTCAATACGTTATGCGCGGGGCGCGCATGGCGATGAGTGGAGAGGTCGACGCTTTGGTCACCGCACCCATCAGCAAGCAGGGCTGGCACCGCGCCGGACACGAATACCCCGGGCATTCGGAACTGGTCGCCGAAGTTGGACGGGCGCGGGCGTGGCGCATGATGTTCGCCGGCGCGCAGCTCAAGCTGGTGCTGGTAACCGTGCACATCGGTGTTCGCGAGGTCAGTTCGAAACTGACCCGCGGCACGGTGCTCGAGACAATTCGCCTCCTGCACCACCACCTGCGCGAAGGCGGGAGCAGGTCCCGGCCGCGAATCGGGGTGCTTGGGTTTAATCCACACGCGGGCGAGCAGGGACTCTTCGGCGATGAGGAAATCCGTGCGATCAGCCCCGCGATAAAGGCGGCGCGGCACTCCGGAATCGATGCCTTCGGGCCGCTGGCACCCGACACCGCATTCGTCCGCACCAACGGCCGCTTCAACTTCGATGCGGTGGTGGCAATGTATCACGACCAGGGCTTGATTCCGCTGAAGACTCTGGAGTTTGATCGCGCGGTGAACGTGACGCTGGGTCTGCCATTCATCCGGACCTGCCCGGATCACGGAACCGCATTCGATATTGCGGGCCTCGGGCGCGCCAATCCGGCTAGCATGATAGCGGCCATCGAGTACGCGTCGCGGGCGGTAGACTCGCGCGCCGCTCAGCGGGCAGCATAG
- the uvrA gene encoding excinuclease ABC subunit UvrA — translation MADKIVIKGAREHNLKDIDLEIPRDRLVVITGLSGSGKSSLAFDTIYAEGQRRYVESLSAYARQFLEQMEKPDVDSIEGLSPAISIEQKTTSHNPRSTVGTITEIYDYLRLLFARVGHAFCYNCGREITQQSVQQIGDRIMSWPEGSRLHVLAPIVRDRKGEYRKELADLRRAGFVRAKIDGKLYELGEEPVLNKNQRHTIEVLVDRLAIRPGIEKRLSDSLEVAFKYGQDLLKIERLDEKKGDEAIYFSQRFACVECGISYPEITPRMFSFNSPHGACTECSGIGSIMYFDPELVVQDEDLSISDGAIAPWATINYMQPVLDGIAAHYKFSLDQPWKTIPAKVRKAILSGSGEEEIEFAYQRGHHRAEYAKTFEGVLQWLDRRYKETESEGVREWLEAYMNMRPCPSCAGARLKKESLFVRFNAKSISEVTAMSIKQALQFFAAPKLSAQETEIGRLILKEIRERLNFLADVGLDYLTLERTAGTLSGGEGQRIRLATQIGSSLVGVLYILDEPSIGLHQRDNQRLLATLKRLRDLGNTVLVVEHDRETMLEADHIVDMGPGAGAQGGYLVAQGTPAQIMKNSASLTGKYLSGEMELEIPARRRQMPGRWLTVKGARANNLRDLTVQFPLGVFTCITGVSGSGKSTLVLDTVYRALAQKLNRSREHAGAYKSMDGVEHLDKVIHVDQSPIGRTPRSNPATYTGLFTHIRELFAQLPDARMRGYGPGRFSFNVKGGRCEACEGDGIIRIEMHFLPDVYVTCEVCGGRRYNRDTLEIQYKGRNIADVLNMTVAEAVEFMGSVPPIRQKLETLRDVGLDYIHLGQSATTLSGGEAQRIKLAKELSRRATGRTLYILDEPTTGLHFDDIKRLLAVLGRLADSGNTIVVIEHNLDVIKTADYVIDLGPEGGDRGGTLVAKGTPEEVAAATASYTGQFLREVLRQRAAA, via the coding sequence ATGGCGGACAAGATCGTCATCAAGGGCGCCCGCGAGCACAATCTCAAGGATATCGACCTGGAGATTCCGCGCGACCGTCTGGTGGTGATCACGGGTCTCAGCGGCTCGGGCAAGTCCTCGCTCGCGTTTGACACGATTTACGCCGAAGGGCAGCGGCGCTATGTCGAGTCGCTGTCCGCGTACGCACGCCAGTTCCTCGAGCAGATGGAGAAGCCCGACGTCGACTCGATCGAGGGGCTCTCGCCGGCCATCTCGATCGAGCAGAAGACCACCTCGCACAACCCGCGTTCGACCGTCGGCACCATCACCGAGATCTACGACTACCTGCGGTTGCTGTTCGCCAGGGTGGGGCATGCATTCTGCTACAACTGCGGACGGGAAATCACCCAGCAGAGCGTGCAGCAGATCGGAGATCGCATCATGTCGTGGCCCGAGGGTTCGCGCCTCCACGTGCTTGCACCCATCGTACGCGACCGCAAGGGCGAGTATCGCAAGGAACTGGCGGATCTGCGCCGAGCCGGCTTCGTACGCGCGAAAATCGACGGCAAGCTCTACGAGTTGGGCGAGGAGCCGGTCCTTAACAAGAACCAGCGCCATACTATTGAAGTGCTGGTCGATCGGCTGGCGATTCGCCCGGGCATCGAAAAACGGCTCAGTGACTCGCTCGAAGTCGCGTTCAAGTACGGCCAGGACCTGCTCAAGATCGAGCGGCTCGATGAGAAGAAGGGAGACGAGGCAATTTACTTCAGCCAGCGCTTTGCCTGCGTCGAGTGCGGCATTTCCTACCCTGAGATTACGCCGCGAATGTTCTCGTTCAACAGCCCGCACGGCGCTTGCACCGAGTGCTCGGGCATCGGCTCGATCATGTATTTCGATCCGGAGCTGGTCGTGCAAGACGAAGACCTGAGCATCTCGGACGGCGCCATCGCGCCATGGGCGACCATCAACTACATGCAGCCGGTTCTCGACGGCATCGCGGCGCACTACAAGTTCAGTCTCGACCAGCCCTGGAAGACGATTCCCGCGAAGGTGCGCAAGGCGATTCTGAGCGGCTCGGGCGAAGAGGAAATCGAGTTCGCGTACCAGCGCGGACACCATCGCGCCGAGTACGCGAAAACCTTCGAAGGCGTGCTGCAGTGGCTCGATCGGCGCTACAAGGAGACCGAGTCCGAAGGGGTGCGCGAGTGGCTCGAAGCGTACATGAACATGCGGCCGTGCCCCTCGTGTGCCGGCGCACGCCTCAAGAAGGAGAGTCTCTTCGTCCGATTCAACGCGAAATCGATCTCTGAAGTGACCGCGATGTCGATAAAGCAAGCGCTGCAGTTCTTTGCGGCGCCGAAACTGAGCGCGCAGGAAACCGAAATTGGAAGACTGATCTTAAAGGAAATCCGCGAGCGGCTTAATTTTCTTGCCGATGTTGGGTTGGACTACCTGACCCTCGAGCGCACCGCCGGCACGCTGTCAGGCGGTGAGGGGCAGCGTATTCGCCTGGCCACGCAGATCGGGTCCAGCCTGGTCGGTGTTCTCTACATCCTCGACGAGCCGTCCATCGGGCTTCATCAAAGAGACAACCAGCGGTTGCTCGCGACGCTGAAACGCCTGAGAGATTTGGGCAATACGGTCCTGGTGGTAGAGCACGATCGCGAGACCATGCTCGAAGCGGATCATATCGTCGACATGGGACCGGGTGCCGGGGCGCAAGGCGGCTACCTGGTTGCGCAGGGCACGCCCGCGCAAATCATGAAGAACTCGGCTTCGCTGACCGGCAAATATCTTTCCGGCGAAATGGAGCTCGAAATTCCCGCGCGCCGACGTCAAATGCCGGGCCGCTGGCTGACCGTCAAGGGTGCGCGGGCAAATAATCTGCGCGACTTGACCGTGCAGTTTCCGCTCGGCGTCTTCACCTGCATTACCGGGGTGTCGGGGTCCGGCAAATCAACCCTGGTTCTCGACACCGTCTATCGCGCGCTGGCGCAGAAGCTTAATCGATCGCGCGAGCACGCAGGGGCCTACAAGAGCATGGATGGAGTCGAGCACCTCGACAAGGTGATCCATGTCGACCAGAGCCCGATCGGGCGGACCCCGCGATCGAATCCCGCGACCTATACGGGCCTGTTCACGCACATTCGTGAGCTGTTCGCGCAACTGCCCGACGCGCGCATGCGCGGTTATGGTCCCGGACGGTTTTCCTTCAACGTGAAGGGCGGAAGATGCGAGGCCTGCGAGGGCGACGGCATCATCCGCATCGAGATGCATTTTCTGCCCGACGTTTATGTGACCTGCGAGGTCTGCGGCGGTCGGCGCTACAATCGCGACACGCTCGAGATTCAGTACAAGGGACGCAACATCGCGGATGTTCTCAATATGACCGTGGCGGAGGCAGTCGAGTTCATGGGTTCGGTCCCGCCGATTCGGCAGAAGCTGGAGACGCTGCGCGACGTGGGCCTCGACTACATCCATCTCGGGCAGTCGGCCACCACCCTCTCGGGCGGCGAAGCGCAGCGAATCAAATTGGCCAAGGAACTTTCGCGGCGTGCCACGGGCAGGACTCTTTACATCTTGGACGAGCCAACCACCGGGCTGCACTTCGATGATATCAAGCGGCTGCTGGCGGTGCTCGGACGGCTGGCCGATTCCGGCAACACGATCGTCGTCATCGAGCACAATCTCGATGTGATCAAAACCGCGGACTACGTGATTGACTTGGGTCCCGAAGGGGGCGACCGCGGCGGCACCCTGGTCGCCAAGGGCACGCCGGAGGAAGTCGCCGCGGCGACTGCCTCTTACACCGGTCAATTTCTACGCGAAGTCCTGCGTCAGCGCGCGGCCGCATAA
- a CDS encoding tetratricopeptide repeat protein, translating to MRQVGLVALTALVGLLSGCSSGVQLNSTPLDPAPKTARIQDLSMAIARSPRDPKFYVERAQAYEANGQYKTALADLGEAMTLRPDSAKYRYLRGIAYAYAGDEQAAKQDFARAEAMEPDSAESYNARAWLMATAPDPQMRDGKKAVESATRACEMTNWNDPDMLGTLAAAYAETGDFADAIKWQRKALDLTSPTLLVTLNERQARLALYQNHRPWRPAPPNHPLTPS from the coding sequence ATGAGGCAAGTCGGGCTGGTGGCGCTGACCGCCCTGGTGGGGTTGCTTTCGGGGTGCAGCAGCGGCGTTCAGCTCAATTCCACGCCGCTGGACCCAGCTCCAAAGACCGCGCGGATTCAGGACCTCTCGATGGCCATCGCGCGTTCGCCACGCGATCCGAAGTTCTACGTGGAACGGGCGCAGGCATATGAGGCCAACGGCCAGTACAAGACCGCGCTGGCCGATCTCGGCGAAGCCATGACGCTGCGCCCCGACAGCGCGAAGTATAGATATCTGCGCGGCATCGCCTATGCCTATGCGGGCGACGAACAGGCAGCCAAGCAGGACTTTGCGCGCGCCGAGGCGATGGAGCCCGATTCTGCGGAAAGCTACAACGCTCGCGCGTGGCTGATGGCGACTGCGCCGGATCCACAGATGCGTGATGGAAAAAAGGCCGTCGAGTCTGCGACCCGGGCCTGCGAAATGACCAATTGGAACGATCCCGACATGCTCGGAACGCTGGCCGCAGCCTACGCGGAGACCGGTGACTTCGCAGACGCGATCAAGTGGCAACGGAAAGCGTTGGACCTCACCTCACCTACGCTGTTGGTGACTCTCAACGAACGGCAGGCACGGCTCGCCCTCTACCAGAACCATCGTCCATGGCGTCCCGCTCCCCCGAATCATCCGCTGACTCCGTCATAA